In one Fusarium falciforme chromosome 5, complete sequence genomic region, the following are encoded:
- a CDS encoding Protein-ribulosamine 3-kinase encodes MPYTKVDPAIIEALGLDPACSSIASHGGSGFASTFKLSTTVDGKPVNYFVKTGPGKEAEVMFRGEHASLNAIADTVPNFCPRSHAHGALANREGHFFLVTDFLDLGSSAPGGTGRTLAAKLAQLHTTPAPIPEGHDKPMFGFHVPTCCGSTEQDNSWKESWADFYAENRLRHIKREAVRNHGPDPEFERLIEKVASNVVPRLIGDDKVKNIKPVVIHGDLWSGNHSRGQIAGKGGCEEVVYDPSVVYGHSEYELGIMIMFGGFTPHFWREYRRLVPPAEPAEEWEDRLRLYELYHHLNHYAMFGGGYRSGATSMMKGLIHRFGSG; translated from the exons ATGCCGTATACCAAAGTTGACCCCGCCATCATTGAGGCGCTTGGGCTGGACCCCGCCTGCTCGTCCATCGCTTCTCATGGCGGATCAGGCTTTGCGTCGACTTTCAAGCTATCGACCACGGTTGATGGGAAGCCAGTCAACTACTTTGTAAAGACTGGCCCTGGaaaggaggccgaggtcaTGTTTCGAG GTGAACACGCCTCCCTCAACGCAATCGCAGATACAGTCCCCAACTTCTGTCCTCGTTCTCACGCCCACGGAGCCTTAGCCAACCGCGAGGGACACTTCTTCCTCGTGACCGACTTCCTAGATCTTGGATCTTCAGCCCCTGGTGGCACGGGCAGGACCCTTGCTGCAAAGCTCGCCCAGCTACACACGACACCCGCACCCATTCCAGAGGGCCACGATAAGCCCATGTTTGGCTTCCACGTCCCGACGTGCTGTGGATCTACGGAGCAGGACAATTCGTGGAAGGAGTCGTGGGCTGACTTTTACGCCGAGAACCGTCTCAGACACATCAAGCGCGAGGCGGTTCGCAATCATGGCCCAGACCCAGAATTTGAAAGGCTCATTGAAAAGGTTGCCTCCAATGTTGTCCCGAGGTTGATCGGAgacgacaaggtcaagaataTCAAGCCGGTCGTCATTCACGGTGACTTATGGAGCGGTAACCATTCGAGAGGACAGATTGCTGGCAAGGGTGGCTGCGAAGAGGTTGTGTACGACCCTTCGGTTGTCTATGGCCACTCCGAGTATGAGCTTGGTATTATGATAATGTTTGGAGGCTTCACCCCTCACTTTTGGCGCGAGTATCGGCGGCTTGTTCCCCCAGCTGAGCCTGCGGAGGAGTGGGAGGATCGTCTGAGGCTATATGAACT ATATCATCATCTCAACCACTATGCCATGTTTGGAGGTGGTTATCGATCAGGAGCCACGTCCATGATGAAAGGTCTAATCCACAGGTTCGGATCGGGATAG